The Anastrepha ludens isolate Willacy chromosome X, idAnaLude1.1, whole genome shotgun sequence genome includes a window with the following:
- the LOC128869495 gene encoding uncharacterized protein LOC128869495 isoform X1, translating into MSGRRRRQLQSSNREADFEVTMPNSTRLEEGAGGSTNTAKINFNDIEGIIKKFTGDETMSVQVWLQDFESYAETFRWTDLQRYVFCKRSLSGTAKLYIECEAKPRSYSQLKASLYAEFKPRISAADVHSKMATTRKSHDESCREYLYKMIDIASQAEVDVPSIISYVIQGINDSANGKAILYGSNSIQEFKEKLIIYEKIKKSESQPKEKTQVAYADKNKTMQSRIKSRYCFNCGSREHEFHMCPQKEKGPKCFGCNDFDHKRNDCPKATKSSLVNVVSVNNMCVPVKVNRVIIDSLLDTGSDICVIKESVMKIIKPMSFDRTKSISVAGLGSKVHTKGVCKLNMEINGEIYTDVETHIVNDRCMKYNLLLGASIIRQAVVKIEAEQLKNTIVRTAHEDGHFHHQKTKEKIEREYFIPNVAKRIDSCIASCVKCILAGRKHGKKRVFSQSHTERGTTTRNFPH; encoded by the exons ATGAGCGGTCGCAGAAGAAGACAGTTGCAAAGCAGCAACCGCGAAGCTGACTTCGAAGTAACTATGCCGAATTCTACGCGTCTGGAAGAAGGAGCAGGAGGCAGTACAAATaccgcaaaaattaattttaatgatatcgagggaataattaaaaaattcaccgGTGACGAAACTATGAGCGTGCAGGTATGGCTGCAAGATTTTGAGAGCTATGCCGAAACTTTCCGTTGGACAGATTTACAGCGTTACGTATTTTGTAAAAGATCACTTAGTGGTACGGCAAAACTGTACATCGAATGTGAAGCCAAACCTCGCTCATATTCTCAGTTAAAAGCTTCGCTATATGCGGAGTTTAAGCCCAGAATTAGCGCAGCTGACGTACATAGTAAAATGGCAACAACAAGAAAGAGTCACGACGAAAGCTGCCGtgaatatttgtacaaaatgaTTGACATAGCATCACAAGCAGAAGTGGACGTTCCTTCTATTATAAGTTATGTCATACAGGGTATAAACGATTCGGCAAACGGTAAAGCAATTTTGTACGGTTCAAATTCTATACaggaattcaaagaaaaactaataatatatgagaaaataaaaaagagtgaGAGTCAACCAAAAGAGAAAACGCAGGTTGCTTATGcggacaaaaacaaaacaatgcaATCAAGAATTAAATCACGTTACTGTTTTAATTGCGGTTCGAGAGAGCATGAGTTTCATATGTGTCCTCAAAAAGAGAAAGGTCCAAAGTGCTTCGGATGTAATGACTTCGATCATAAGCGTAACGACTGTCCAAAAGCAACAAAGTCATCTCTGGTGAATGTCGTTTCGGTCAACAATATGTGTGTTCCAGTGAAGGTCAACAGGGTCATCATCGACAGTTTGCTGGACACTGGAAGCGACATTTGCGTGATCAAAGAGTCggtgatgaaaataattaaaccgATGTCTTTTGACAGAACTAAATCAATATCCGTGGCTGGTTTGGGCTCTAAGGTGCACACTAAAGGTGTCTGCAAACTCAACATGGAAATAAATGGCGAGATCTACACTGACGTTGAAACTCACATCGTGAATGATAGGTGTATGAAATATAATCTTTTATTGGGTGCAAGCATAATTCGACAGGCGGTTGTAAAAATAGAGGCCG AGCAGTTGAAAAATACCATTGTTAGGACAGCGCATGAAGATGGCCACTTTCACCACCAAAAgaccaaagaaaaaattgagcGTGAGTATTTTATACCTAACGTAGCCAAAAGAATCGATTCGTGCATCGCTTCCTGTGTGAAATGCATCTTAGCAGGGAGAAAACATGGAAAAAAAAGAGTCTTTTCTCAATCCCATACCGAAAGGGGAACAACCACTAGAAACTTTCCACATTGA
- the LOC128869495 gene encoding uncharacterized protein LOC128869495 isoform X2, with protein sequence MSGRRRRQLQSSNREADFEVTMPNSTRLEEGAGGSTNTAKINFNDIEGIIKKFTGDETMSVQVWLQDFESYAETFRWTDLQRYVFCKRSLSGTAKLYIECEAKPRSYSQLKASLYAEFKPRISAADVHSKMATTRKSHDESCREYLYKMIDIASQAEVDVPSIISYVIQGINDSANGKAILYGSNSIQEFKEKLIIYEKIKKSESQPKEKTQVAYADKNKTMQSRIKSRYCFNCGSREHEFHMCPQKEKGPKCFGCNDFDHKRNDCPKATKSSLVNVVSVNNMCVPVKVNRVIIDSLLDTGSDICVIKESVMKIIKPMSFDRTKSISVAGLGSKVHTKGVCKLNMEINGEIYTDVETHIVNDRCMKYNLLLGASIIRQAVVKIEAGKLTMVKKSS encoded by the exons ATGAGCGGTCGCAGAAGAAGACAGTTGCAAAGCAGCAACCGCGAAGCTGACTTCGAAGTAACTATGCCGAATTCTACGCGTCTGGAAGAAGGAGCAGGAGGCAGTACAAATaccgcaaaaattaattttaatgatatcgagggaataattaaaaaattcaccgGTGACGAAACTATGAGCGTGCAGGTATGGCTGCAAGATTTTGAGAGCTATGCCGAAACTTTCCGTTGGACAGATTTACAGCGTTACGTATTTTGTAAAAGATCACTTAGTGGTACGGCAAAACTGTACATCGAATGTGAAGCCAAACCTCGCTCATATTCTCAGTTAAAAGCTTCGCTATATGCGGAGTTTAAGCCCAGAATTAGCGCAGCTGACGTACATAGTAAAATGGCAACAACAAGAAAGAGTCACGACGAAAGCTGCCGtgaatatttgtacaaaatgaTTGACATAGCATCACAAGCAGAAGTGGACGTTCCTTCTATTATAAGTTATGTCATACAGGGTATAAACGATTCGGCAAACGGTAAAGCAATTTTGTACGGTTCAAATTCTATACaggaattcaaagaaaaactaataatatatgagaaaataaaaaagagtgaGAGTCAACCAAAAGAGAAAACGCAGGTTGCTTATGcggacaaaaacaaaacaatgcaATCAAGAATTAAATCACGTTACTGTTTTAATTGCGGTTCGAGAGAGCATGAGTTTCATATGTGTCCTCAAAAAGAGAAAGGTCCAAAGTGCTTCGGATGTAATGACTTCGATCATAAGCGTAACGACTGTCCAAAAGCAACAAAGTCATCTCTGGTGAATGTCGTTTCGGTCAACAATATGTGTGTTCCAGTGAAGGTCAACAGGGTCATCATCGACAGTTTGCTGGACACTGGAAGCGACATTTGCGTGATCAAAGAGTCggtgatgaaaataattaaaccgATGTCTTTTGACAGAACTAAATCAATATCCGTGGCTGGTTTGGGCTCTAAGGTGCACACTAAAGGTGTCTGCAAACTCAACATGGAAATAAATGGCGAGATCTACACTGACGTTGAAACTCACATCGTGAATGATAGGTGTATGAAATATAATCTTTTATTGGGTGCAAGCATAATTCGACAGGCGGTTGTAAAAATAGAGGCCGGTAAGTTGACGATGGTGAAAAAG AGCAGTTGA
- the LOC128869933 gene encoding uncharacterized protein LOC128869933 produces the protein MIATAVVNVKASSGVYVQARALLDSGSQVNFMTEELLQKLRIRKEKFALNIVGIGNSNKKVQGKLKTYIKSRINNFEFSVDFWVMRSISVNHPDRTVNTNGWKIPQNIELADPSFYKCQKIDILLGAEIFFDLLSVGQIRTSPRQHTLQKTVLGWIISGKYATNNSSSAQVSSTLCQFEESVASIDTTIRKFWELEEIPAQVNSTRLTPEQAKCEEFFSKTTQVLPCGRLQVRLPFKTDRKLLGHSYATAARRFQALERRTLKDPVLRKMYLDFTQEYLELGHMSPTNNRLPSEPHYFIPHQCVLRPQSTTTKLRVVFDASSRTSTQVALNETLMVGPIVQEDLFSTLLRFRLHKYAMTADITKMYRQILVHEDDRNFQLIVWRQDPSEHLQIFRLNTVTYGTAPVPFLATRCLQMLSDKNKAKYPLGSKVIRNDFYVDDLLTGSDIESLTQIQQEVNIILESAGLKLAKWFSNHTSSSDSESLQKLLQLSDTDSTKTLGIHWQPKDDIFRFILEDNFSELRATKRNILLVSARLFDPLGLLAPLVTKAKILLQELWIQKLDWDESIPLRLDTSWQNFKANLLQLPSISFPRFIGRRGMPAKIYCDNATSFVGAERKLRELREAFLAQKEEILQYAADEGFIFAFIPPRAPHFGGLWEAAVKSAKHLLVRAVGNALLTAEETATLLAEVEAVLNSRPLAPLSNDPNDSEALTPAHLLIGCLLRALPPERYPSTSAAA, from the exons ATGATAGCTACAGCCGTAGTTAATGTAAAGGCCAGCTCCGGTGTTTACGTGCAAGCGCGAGCTCTACTTGACTCCGGTTCTCAGGTCAACTTTATGACCGAAGAGCTTTTGCAGAAATTGCGAATCCGGAAAGAAAAATTCGCTCTAAATATAGTTGGAATTGGCAATTCTAATAAAAAGGTCCAAGGCAAGCTAAAAACGTATATAAAATCGAGGATCAACAATTTTGAGTTTTCGGTGGACTTTTGGGTAATGCGTTCGATATCAGTCAATCATCCAGATCGGACTGTAAACACAAATGGCTGGAAAATCCCACAAAATATTGAACTAGCTGACCCAAGTTTCTACAAGTGTCAGAAAATAGACATACTTTTAGGAGCTGAAATATTCTTTGATCTGTTATCGGTGGGTCAGATCAGAACCAGCCCAAGGCAGCACACGCTGCAAAAAACTGTGTTAGGCTGGATAATTTCAGGCAAGTATGCCACAAATAATAGCTCCAGTGCCCAAGTAAGTAGCACATTATGTCAATTTGAAGAAAGCGTTGCTAGCATTGATACTACAATCCGAAAATTCTGGGAATTGGAAGAAATACCTGCACAAGTAAATTCCACACGACTGACTCCAGAGCAGGCAAAATGtgaggaatttttttcgaaaaccacaCAGGTTTTACCATGTGGAAGGCTTCAAGTCAGACTGCCTTTCAAAACCGACCGTAAATTACTCGGTCATTCGTATGCAACCGCAGCTCGGCGGTTTCAGGCGCTGGAGAGAAGGACGCTGAAAGATCCAGTACTTCGTAAAATGTACCTGGACTTCACGCAAGAGTATCTCGAATTGGGGCATATGAGTCCAACAAATAATCGACTCCCGAGTGAGCCGCACTATTTCATTCCGCACCAGTGTGTGTTAAGACCGCAGAGCACAACTACCAAGTTGCGCGTAGTTTTTGATGCTTCGAGTCGCACATCAACACAAGTTGCGTTGAATGAAACCTTGATGGTCGGACCGATCGTTCAAGAGGACCTTTTTTCGACCCTCCTTCGCTTCCGATTGCACAAATATGCCATGACTGCCGACATCACGAAGATGTATCGTCAAATATTAGTGCACGAAGACGACAGGAACTTCCAGCTCATAGTGTGGAGACAGGATCCATCGgagcatttgcaaatttttcgattaaacACCGTAACATACGGCACAGCGCCTGTACCATTTCTCGCCACACGGTGTCTGCAAATGCTAAGCgacaaaaataaagccaaatatccACTCGGTTCCAAAGTCATTCGGAATGACTTTTACGTCGACGACCTATTAACAGGATCCGATATAGAAAGCCTCAcccagatacaacaggaagtaaatataattttagaatCGGCAGGCCTGAAATTAGCAAAGTGGTTTTCCAATCATACAAGCTCATCGGATAGTGAGAGtctccaaaaattattgcagcTCAGCGATACCGACTCCACCAAAACGCTGGGAATCCACTGGCAGCCGAAAGATGACATTTTTCGCTTCATTCTGGAAGATAATTTTAGCGAGCTGCGAGCAACTAAACgtaatattttattagtttCCGCTCGCCTCTTTGACCCTCTTGGTTTATTAGCCCCGCTAGttaccaaagctaaaatcttatTACAAGAGCTTTGGATTCAAAAGCTAGACtgggatgagtcgattccattgcGGCTTGACACTAGCTGGCAAAACTTTAAAGCCAATTTGTTGCAGCTTCCATCAATTAGCTTTCCTCG GTTCATTGGGCGCCGAGGGATGCCAGCCAAAATATACTGCGACAACGCGACGAGCTTCGTGGGAGCAGAGAGGAAGCTGAGGGAGCTCCGGGAAGCCTTTCTGGCACAGAAAGAGGAGATTCTCCAATACGCCGCCGACGAAGGATTCATCTTCGCCTTCATACCTCCGAGGGCACCCCACTTCGGCGGCCTGTGGGAAGCAGCAGTGAAGTCGGCCAAACATCTGCTGGTGCGCGCCGTAGGCAACGCGCTGTTAACCGCCGAAGAAACCGCAACGCTTCTCGCCGAAGTAGAAGCGGTACTGAACTCCCGACCGCTCGCACCACTCAGCAACGACCCCAACGACAGCGAGGCGCTAACGCCGGCGCATCTACTAATCGGTTGCCTCTTGCGAGCTTTGCCACCGGAGAGGTACCCGTCAACCTCAGCCGCTGCTTAG